A window of Candidatus Neomarinimicrobiota bacterium genomic DNA:
GCTACTTCAGCCCGATCCATATCTGAATCTGCTTTGCCGGCAATCCGTTCTTTGGATCGCTGCATGGATGCTTCCGCACGACCAGAATCTATCTCACTGGATTTCTCAACTGTTTCAACCAGAAGTTGTACCTTTTCTTTGGTGATTTCAGCAAAACCGCCACTGGTTGCATAGAAGAAATCTTTGCCCCCTTGGGTTACTTTGATTTCGCCCACGTCCAATCCAATCACCGCTTCACGATGGCTGGCCATTACACCAAAAGAACCATCGGTTCCGGGGCAGCGCAGGTAGGACACGTCACCTTCTTCAAGGATGCGTGTCGGTGTAACAATTTCCAGGTTAAAAGTGCTCATGGTCTAATTAGGCAGCTTGTTTCTTTGCTTTATCCATGGCTTCATCAATGGTACCCACATAAGCAAATGCATTTTCATGGAGGTCATCCACATCACCATTTAGAATCGCTTCAAATCCGGAGATTGTATCTTCTAATTCAACATAGCGGCCGGGGGTACCGGTAAACTGTTCCGCCACATAGAATGGTTGTGAGAAGAATTTCTGAATTTTACGGGCACGGGATACAACTTGTTTATCTTCATCAGACAATTCGTCCATCCCGAGAATCGCAATAATATCCTGTAAATCTTTATATTTCTGCAACACACCCTGAACGTTTCTGGCTACGTCATAATGACGGTCGCCAATCACACGGGGGTCCATGATTCTGGATGTAGAGGCTAACGGATCCACAGCGGGATAAATACCCAATTCAGCAATTTTACGTTCCAGAACAGATGTTGCATCTAAGTGAGCAAATGCAGTTGCAGGGGCCGGATCTGTCAAATCATCCGCCGGTACATAAACGGCTTGGACAGAAGTAATCGATCCTTTTTTAGTCGATGTAATGCGTTCCTGAAGGTCACCCATTTCAGTAGATAATGTTGGTTGATATCCCACAGCAGAAGGCATACGGCCCAATAATGCCGAAACCTCAGAACCAGCTTGAGTGAATCGGAAAATATTATCAATAAAAAGCAGCACATCCTTACCTTCTTCATCACGGAAATATTCTGCCATAGCTAAACCACTCAATGCCACACGAAGGCGCGCGCCGGGAGGTTCATTCATCTGTCCGAATACCATGGTGGTCTTATCAATAACACCAGATTCGGTCATTTCATTATAAAGGTCATTACCTTCGCGGGTACGTTCACCCACACCGGCGAATACAGAATAACCGCCATGTTCCGTAGCAATATTACGGATTAACTCCTGAATCAAAACTGTTTTACCCACACCGGCACCACCGAATAATCCGGTTTTACCACCTTTGGTGTAAGGCTCCATGAGGTCAACAACTTTAATACCGGTAACCAATATTTCTGTTGAAGTGGTTAAATCTTCATGCTTTGGGGCAGAACGGTGAATGGGGTTGGTCTGTTTTGTTTTCAGTTCGCCCTTACCATCAATGGTATTTCCGAGCACATCAAAAAGACGGCCCAATGTTTCCTGGCCAACAGGGACAGAAATTGGAATACCGGAGTCAACCGCGGACACACCACGGGTTAAGCCATCAGTGGAATCCATGGCAACGGTACGAACAATACCATCGCCTAAATGTTGAGCAACTTCTAGTACAAGAGTACCTTCATCACCACGATCCACCTCGAGGGCGTTTAAAATTTCAGGGAGGCGGCCGTCTTCAAAAACGACGTCAACCACGGCACCCATGATTTGAGAAATTTTACCTGTCACTTTAGACATATTGGTATTCCCTTTTTATTTTAGTGCTTCAGCACCGCTAACAATTTCCAACATTTCTGTCGTAATCGCTGCTTGTCGTGCTTTGTTGAATTCTAATGTTAAATTTTTAATCATATCTTCCGAATTACTAGTGGCATTTTCCATAGCTACCATTCGGGCTGCTTGTTCACTGGAATAGGATTCCAGCAAATATTTCCACATTTGAACATTCAAATGTCTCGGTACCAGTGATTTCACAATCTCATCTTTGGATGGTTCATAGAGCCTGTCAGCAACAGCACCTTCACCTGTTTCATAATCCAAAGGTAGGAGTTTTTCTGTCAAAACCATTTGAGTAGCTACACTGACAAATTCATTATAAACCACATGAATTTCATCCACATGACCATTCAAGAAATGACTAACAATTCCGTTACCGATCTTGATGGCGTGATTAAAATTGAGACTTCCCCAAAAATCCACATATGTCTCAATAATATTATATCCACGAACTTTAAAATGGTCACGTGCTTTTTTACCGATGCAAAAGACATCCACATTATCCTTTCCCAATACATCAATTTCATTTTGAGCTTTGCGAAGGATGGAACTATTGAACGATCCGGCCAATCCTTTATCGGATGTAACCACCACATAAGCGCTTCGTTTTACTTCTCGCACATTCAATAATGGCAAAAGGTCACGATCCACATCGGGGAGTAAGTTTTGGATAATTTCAGTTAAACGGTTGGAATAGGGTCGTGCCTGTTCCATGTTTTCCTGAGCGCGACGCATCTTGGCAGCCGCAACCATTTTCATAGCTTTGGTCACTTTTTGAATGCTTTTGACGGATTTGATCCGATCGCGAATGTCTTTCAGGTTGGCCATTGTTTAGGCAGTAAAACCCTTAGTGAAATCAGAAATTGATTTTTCCAATCTTTTGCTCATGTCATCACTGATGACACCTTCTTTAGCGATTGCTTTCAAATCTTCCGAATTATTGGCTTCGAGATAATCAAAAAGCCCGGATTCATATTCAGCAACTTTGTCAACGGCAACACCGTCAATATATCCTTTGGAGGCAGCAAAAATAACGGCAACCTGTTTTTCTACACTTACAGGAGCATACTGACCCTGTTTCAGGATTTCAACCATACGCTCACCACGAGTAAGCTGGGCTTGGGTGTTTTTATCCAAGTCAGAACCAAATTTTGCAAATGCTTCAAGTTCACGATACTGGGCCAAATCTAGGCGCAATGTACCGGCAACTTTTTTCATCGCTTTAATCTGAGCGTTACCACCCACTCGGGAAACGGAAATTCCTACATCAATGGCAGGACGTACACCGGAGTTGAACAAGTTCTTCTCAAGGTATATCTGACCATCGGTAATTGAAATTACATTTGTTGGGATGTATGCGGAAACGTCACCTTCCTGCGTTTCAATAATCGGCAGGGCGGTTAAGGAACCACCACCCAAATCGGCAGAAAGTTTAGAGGCACGTTCCAATAATCGACTGTGAAGATAGAATACATCCCCGGGGAATGCTTCACGGCCTGGTGGACGACGAAGAACCAAAGACATCTGGCGATAAGCCACAGCCTGTTTGGATAAATCATCATAAATAATAAGGGCATGTTTACCATTATCCCGAAAATATTCACCCATAGCACACCCAGAATAAGGGGCAATGTATTGGAGCGGCGCTGCATCAGATGCGTTGGCTGCCACAACAGTTGTGTATTCCATGGCACCGTTGGCTTCTAGCTCAGCTACAATAGTCGCAACTGTAGAAGCTTTCTGACCGATAGCCACATAAATACAATAAACAGGCTCATCCCCATCGTGAGTATTTTTCTGATTAATAATGGTATCGATGGCTACTGCCGTTTTACCAGTCTGACGGTCGCCAATAATCAATTCACGCTGGCCACGCCCTACAGGGATCATACTGTCAACAGCTTTAATCCCGGTTTGAAGCGGTTGATTTACAGGTGAACGGGCCATCACACCCAATGCTTTTCTTTCGATGGCAAGGTGTTCGTTTGTATCGATGGGGCCTTTTCCATCAATGGGCTGACCCAATGGGTTTACTACACGACCTAGCATAGCGTTCCCCACAGGAACTTCAACCACACGATTGGTTCGTTTAGCCAAGTCACCTTCTTTAACGAGGCGGGAATCACCGAACAATACAAGACCAACATTGTCGTCTTCTAAGTTCAATGCCATTCCGAAAACACCGTTTGGCAATTCAACAAGCTCGGAGCTCATGACGTTTTCCAGTCCGCTTACACGGGCCACACCGTCACCAACTTCGATAACTTCACCCACTTCTGAAACGTCAACGGAAAGATCGAATCGAGCGATCTGTTCCTTTAACAGGGCAGTGATATTATCCGTTTTGATATCCATGGTTTCCTTTTTGAAGCGTTATGCTTCTAATAATGCAAGACGCATATTTTCCAATTGATTTTGGATTGATGCGTCTAGGAATTTATTTCCAACACGTAGTTTAATTCCGCCGATGAGGGATGGGTCAACATTTACATTTAGTTCAGTTGATTTTCCCAATGCGGATTCCAATGATGACTTAAGATCTGCTTCTTCACTTTCAGACATTTTGCCTGTAACATGGGCTGTGATTGAAACAAAATTCATTGCTTCAGCAAATTTCACCCCATAGGCTTTGTTGATAGATGTAAGCAACTTGACCAGATTGTCACCTTTAACCAATCCTAAAAATTCGGATATGATCGGGTGACACTGGTCACCAAGGGCAGATTTTACAGCTTCGGCCTTTTGGACTTCGCTAATCCGTTTGGATAATAGAAAAGCACGAAATTCAGGAGACACCCGCAAAGAACTGACAACCAATTCCAGGGAATCCTTTACCGCTTTTTCTGACCCGGATTGCGTCGCCACATTAAAAATGGCTTCGACGTAATTTTTAGCCTTGGACTCAAGCTTCATATGTTTTCACTTTTTTAAGTGACTCTTCAATTAGAGATTTATTATCCGCATCATTCAGGTTTTTATTGATCAGCTTTTCTGCTACCAAAAGGGAAATGTTGACCACTTCCTGTTTGATATCAGCAATTGCTTTATCTTTTTCTACCTGAATTTGCTTTCCAGCATCATCGCGGATCTTTATCGCTTGCTCTTTCGCTTTCGCAATAAGGTCATCTTTGACTTTTTCTGCAGCAGCTTTACCATCGGTTAGAATGGATTGTGCTTCGGACCGGGCTTTGGCCATGATTGCTTCAGATTCTTCGTTGAGCCGTTCCAATTCTATTTTGGCTTTTTCGGCATCAGCGAGAGAACTTCGAATCATACCTTCACGATCCTCAAGCATTTTGAGCAAGGGCTTCCAGGCAAATTTGGCCAGGACGAAAAACAACACCAAAAAGGTGATAATCGTCCAGATAAATAAGCCCGGATCGAGTTGAACTAAAGGGTTCATTTATTCACTCTCAAACTCGTGTCTTGTTTGAATTTTAGTTTACTTAAGGATCAACATCAGGAATGTGAAAACCTCAGCCAAAATAGCTACACCTTCGAGAAGGAATAGTGGCAGGTTAACAGCACCTGTGATCTTATCTGCAGCTTCGGGCTGACGGGCGATGCTTTCTGCAGCAGCAGAAGCGAATTTTCCAATACCCAGTGCAGCACCTATAGTTATCAAGCCAAAACCGATTGGCATTAATGTGGTAGCTTCCATTGTTTTATTACCTCTTTATTGTTTAATGATGAGAGTTGATTGCCATACCCACAAAAACTGCGGTAAGCAGGGTAAATACATACGCCTGCACCATGACAACAATGATCTCTAATCCTGATATAGCAGCAGCCATCGGTACGGCTACAAATGCCACGCCGATCCCGGCTACTGCCGAATGAAACATTTCGGCAAATATCGCCATGAGTGATAAAAGGGCCAGCAGCGCAATGTGTCCGCCGGTCATGTTCGCCGCTAAACGCATGGTCAATGCGAAAGGCTTAACGAATAATCCCATAATTTCTATGGGAAGTAAAATAATATAAACGGGCCAAGCCAATCCTTTGGGCACTAAATTTTTCCAGTGTTGGATAAATCCATGCGCTTTTGAACCGGCGATAATAATGGTAAAAAATGTAATTGTTGCTAAGGCTGCGGTTACATTGAAATTCCCTGTGGCCGTAACACCACCATGAAGAATTCCATTTATGAAATTATGGGAATCGCTAGCCGGAACACCTAGGACAAAACGGTTAAAGACACCCAACACATCAAATATTGGTACCATTCCAATGGCATTAGAGAACAAGATAAAAAAGAAAAAAGTAAGAATTAGAGGCGTCCATGTATTGACCCATTTCGGTCCTACATTTGGCGCAACAATTGAATCTCGGATAAACTTAACAACGCTCTCAATAGCATTGGCCATTCCCTTAGGTACACCATCACCTCTGCGAAGAAATTTGCGAATAGGGATAATGACAGCAACGGATACTACTGTTGCTACAATCCAGAGCATCATTACGTGCTTAGTGACAGACATATCAATCCCAAATAAATGTGGCAAATGCACGATGGGATGGTGAATGTCTGAATTCGAAACGTGGTGGATTATGTTATCGCCCACTTGGTCCATTACACTGGAACCTTGAGCTTGTTCACCGCCTGATATCATCTATTGTGTCTAAAATTTTTACGATTAATAAAGGGACTTCAACACTACAGCTTCTAGCGCGTGAAACGCTAGAAAAGAGCCCGCGAAGCTAAATACAAAAGGGTACGGATTGAAAGAATAAAAGTTAATAATTATCATTAAATATAAACCAAAGATTGCCATCTTCCCCACAAACCCGGTCATCAGTATTTTTGTTGTTAATTGGGGGTCTTTTCCTTTCACCCGGAAAAGTAAATACAATTCGACCACCGCCACAGCCCATGGCATAAAAATACCCCAAAATATTTCAATTTTAGAATCGGGCTCTAATCCGGCGCCCAATCCAAAGACACCTAAGGCTATCGCTGTTAAATAAATTATGGGTCTCATTTTTTAAATACAGACTTTGCTAATTCATAAAACCCAATCACAAGACCAAACCCCAAACCGATGAGTAAATATAATGGAGATGAATTGAAATATTGATCGATAAAATAACCAATGCCCCCTAAAAATAATATCGAGCCCATTAACGTATAAGCCGCTGCTGCAGAGGGGCCAGCCTGACGGACAAACTTTTGAAATTGATTAAGTGATTTACCTAAATGATTGTCAGGATCATCAATCATGTTGGTGAGAACGATCTTCCGCAGGCGATGGATTATTTTCATCCACCGAAAAACTCGAGGCTTTAGATCCCTCTTGGTCAGAATGATTCTCAACCGCTGGTGACTCAGTATGGTATTCCGGCTCAACAGTTGGCTCACTACCAACCAGTACACAATGGCCCTGAAACTGGGCGCCTTCTTCTATCACCAATGATCGGTAAATCAAATCGCCTTTAAGTTCAGATTCTGCTCCAAGAATAGCGCGGTTTTCGACTCTTACATTTCCATCCACAATTCCACCTATTTGGGTATCATTAGCCTGGATATTACCATGGACCTCTCCGCCTCGGGCAACCCGTACGGGCCCTTCAGAAGTTACGTCCCCATAAACTTTTCCATAAACGGCAACGCCCCCTTCACACGCTATGCTTCCCTGAATGACGGCATCTGCGCCAATCATTGTATGTACATCTTTATTTTCATTCTTAGCCATATCAATTCACATTCATGTTTGTATTATTTAACGTCGGAAAATACGACAAAGGATCCACTGCTAGGCCTTCTTTCCATATTTCAAAATGCAAATGAGGCCCGGAACTCATTCCCGAATTTCCAGAGGATGCAATCACATCACCTCGACTCACTTGGTCATGTGAGTTTACCAACAAAATTTTATTATGCCCGTAGTAAGTGAAATATTCATTCCCATGATAGATGACCACAAGGTTTCCCAATTCCGGCGTCCAGCCGGAGAAGACTACTTGACCTCCTGCAGAAGCTTTTACTGATTCTCCAACTGGGACTGCAATATCAACACCATAATGCTGACGAGTACCATCTTTCTCTTTCTCATTCATTTCTTGTGTCAAATAGCCATTCACCGGAATCATGGATGGAATATTTTTCGTATCATCCGAAAGTATTGGTTTCAATTCTTTTGATTCAATCAAGTTACCATCCCCTGACTCACTCACTGTTAAATCGGTCCCCAATGCTTTCTGGACAACCAATTCCATTTGCTTCATCCGTTCCAAATCGCGATATAATTCCAATACTTTCGTCCGCTCACCGATAACTTCTTCATAGCGGTTTTTCATTCGGATTTGATCCATGGCTTTAGGTGTTAAATAGGTTAATGCCATTACCATTACTGAAAGTATGGTAATAATAGTGAAAATAATAAAAAAGGTTTTTCTCCGTGAAATTGAAAAACGTTTATTCTCTCCATCATGGTCAGGGATAATTAGGAAAGTATAACGGCTGGGATGCATATTATTTTTGTCGAAAGCGTTGCAAATCCAACTATTCGATTGACCGTAAAAGGTCGAGAATACGTTCCAAATCATCAGCAGAAAAATAATCTACCACGATTGAGCCACCCTTTTTGCCTTTATGATTCAGGCGAACTTTTGTCCCTAGGATAGAAATTATTTCACTTTCGAGCTGGCGGACTGTAGCATTTTTTGATTTTAGTTTTGATTTCTTGGGTTTGGATTTAGAATCGGCTTTACCTTTTACAATAGCTTCGGCACCTCTAACAGAAAGATCATGGCTCAATATCATTTGCCAAAGGTTCCGCATTCCCGATTGTGTTTTCATGGCCAGGATAGCTCTACCATGTCCTGCAGAAATTTTATTCTCCCGCAGACTTTTTTTAATTTCTGACGGAAGCTGAAGTAATCTTAATGAATTTGTAACAGTCGAACGGCTTTTTCCCACCGCTTTTGCAATATCTGTTTGGACGAGGCTGAATTCACCCTGCAAAACTGCATAAGCTTCAGCTTCTTCTAATGGGTTCAGATTTTCCCGCTGGATATTTTCAATCAATGCCACTTCCATCATTTCTGATTCACTGGTCACTTCAATGATATAGGCGGGAATCTGTTTGCGCTTAACCAATTTGGATGCTCGTAGGCGCCGTTCACCTGCAATAAGGATATATCCATTATCATCCGCACGAACAGTGATAGGTGTAATGACCCCTTTTTCTTTTATAGATGCGGCCAATTCATCCAACGCTTTGTTATCAAAATGTTTTCGTGGCTGGTGAGGGTTGGCTTTAATCTTTGAAATAGGAATGGTGGTCACACCTGCCGGAGAAATATCCTGTTTTTCTGGTGGTCGAATTAGAGCATCGATCCCCTTTCCCAATCGATTAGTTGCCATCGCTTAATATCTCCTCTACCAATGACATATAATTTTGTGCACCGGTAGAATTGGCATCATAAAGTAATGCCGGTTTACCAAAACTAGGTGCTTCACTCAACCGTACATTGCGCTGGATAACAGTTTTAAATAATTTTTCCTCGAAATAGCTACGCACTTCTTCTGCCACCTGTTTGGATAAATTTAATCTTCCATCATACATGGTTAAAAGTACACCCTCTATTTCCAGATTGGGATTCAAATTTTTCTGTACCAATCGAATCGTATTCAATAGCTGCCCCAATCCTTCTAATGCGTAATACTCACATTGGATTGGAATAATAACTGTATCGGAACAGGTGAGTGCATTCAGGGTAAGCAAACCCAGAGATGGGGGACAGTCAATGAGGATATAATCATATTTTTTCAGAAGTGGTTTCAGGACTTTTTCCAATTGATGCTCACGGGCCATAATACTGACCAATTCTACTTCAGCACCCACCAAATCACTGGTGGATGTAATAATATCCAAATGGTCCAGCTTTGTTTTGGTAATAACATCTTTTGATGCAGCACCTCGGATTAGGGCATCATAAATATTCCCCTTGGGATCAATGAGTAAATTTTCAATCCCCGTTGTGGCATTGGATTGGGGATCCAAATCAATTAACAAAGTTTTCACTTCTGATACAGCCAAACTCACAGATAGGTTGACAGAAGTGGTCGTTTTACCCACACCGCCTTTTTGATTTGTTAATGATATAATATGTGCCATAATAATACTGTTATCCTAAAAAAACAGTCGGGGAATTTAGGTGCGATAAATTTGGGGAAACAAGGTGATGAATAAATTAATTAAAAATTCAATAAATTCCTGACTATATTTGAAAAAGGTAAGTGAGCTTCACCACTTGTGTCCCTTGAATCAATTGTCTATCCTTTCCACTTATATCATAGCGTTGGTTTAACACGATAAACAAATCACTTCCTGGTGTATGAATCCAATTAATACGACAATATAATTGAAGCTGCTCCGAAAAATTATCATATTGGATTGATCCTTTCCCAAACCATCTTCGGTTTAATGCAACTTCAGCTGTAAATCCATAAACGTTTGCCGTGAATTCACCTTGACTAGGCATAAATATAATATTTTGGTTAGCAGATCCGTATAGGGTCAAATGATTGGAAAACTGTTTTCCAATGGAGCCAAATACACTCGTCTTATTTCCACCGAAATAATTTCCTTTTGAAATGGATAAATTACCCCAAACACCCCTGCTCTGATTCGTTCTGGCAGAAAATGAAATTTTTCGATCTTTATAATTTCCTTTATTAATTTCAACACCATTCCCCAACGTAAAATTATAATCTAAAAATTCTCTATCTTGACTGAACTTCACACCGATTCTATCCCTGCTTTCAAGGATAGCATCAATGCCGCCGCTTAGGGTCTCCGTTTGCTTCACGCCATCAAAACTGCGCACATCTCTACCATACACTGTAAACCGCAATTGGCGGATTAGTTTATCGCCTTGCCCAACCCTTGGCGTAAATCCTGCTAAGGCGCCTGTCCCCACCATATCATTCCGTTGTACAAACCCAAGTAATGGTTTAAAATCGCTACCGACTCGATGTTGCCCTGCAGTTAAAAAATATCGATCATTTTTTAAATCAATTTTGACCATTGAAGCATAAGGGTTTTGAGTATAATCAATGTCTTTTACTCTGCTATACCAAGCGGAGATACTGCTACTGCCCCAAAACCGCATTTGACCATCAATACCGTAAACAGAATTGCGCACACCTTTGGATGCCACATCCGTAAGGATGACCCCAACCGTCGTTCGATCGCGCACATCTTTCCTGAGACGAATTGCACTATAATGGGTTGCAGGCGCTTCTCCATTGCCTCGAGTATGAATATTCAATGCGCCGACGGAGGTATTCCCCACTTGGCCAAACATCCTTGCACCGCCAACGACATCCTGGTTCAATCCAATCTTTCGGCTAAAAAACACCTCAGTTTGTCGAGAA
This region includes:
- a CDS encoding carbohydrate binding family 9 domain-containing protein, producing the protein MVRSTFRFILIALCIIYGQGRPEVIAIRTDETIKIDGILDEAVWETINPITEFVQRLPLDGGAPTEKSEMRVAYNNDFIYFGFTFYDSEPEKVRATILNRGGWIHRDDKLEIALDTYHDRRNAYLFEMNPLGTQDDALISDENRPGLDEWAWDGVYISEGKVTDFGWVLEVAIPWTTLRFPSKDELTMGLAIKRYINRKNESVMWPHIGLNYSSDIYQVSQYADLKGLKHIKRGKDIKIKPFAIGGTQNQLTDEKSVNDNIGNGGFDIYYGLKSNLTMNLTYNTDFAQVEADNAQINLTRFNLFYPEKREFFLTRSKLFAFGNSRQTEVFFSRKIGLNQDVVGGARMFGQVGNTSVGALNIHTRGNGEAPATHYSAIRLRKDVRDRTTVGVILTDVASKGVRNSVYGIDGQMRFWGSSSISAWYSRVKDIDYTQNPYASMVKIDLKNDRYFLTAGQHRVGSDFKPLLGFVQRNDMVGTGALAGFTPRVGQGDKLIRQLRFTVYGRDVRSFDGVKQTETLSGGIDAILESRDRIGVKFSQDREFLDYNFTLGNGVEINKGNYKDRKISFSARTNQSRGVWGNLSISKGNYFGGNKTSVFGSIGKQFSNHLTLYGSANQNIIFMPSQGEFTANVYGFTAEVALNRRWFGKGSIQYDNFSEQLQLYCRINWIHTPGSDLFIVLNQRYDISGKDRQLIQGTQVVKLTYLFQI
- the atpD gene encoding F0F1 ATP synthase subunit beta encodes the protein MSKVTGKISQIMGAVVDVVFEDGRLPEILNALEVDRGDEGTLVLEVAQHLGDGIVRTVAMDSTDGLTRGVSAVDSGIPISVPVGQETLGRLFDVLGNTIDGKGELKTKQTNPIHRSAPKHEDLTTSTEILVTGIKVVDLMEPYTKGGKTGLFGGAGVGKTVLIQELIRNIATEHGGYSVFAGVGERTREGNDLYNEMTESGVIDKTTMVFGQMNEPPGARLRVALSGLAMAEYFRDEEGKDVLLFIDNIFRFTQAGSEVSALLGRMPSAVGYQPTLSTEMGDLQERITSTKKGSITSVQAVYVPADDLTDPAPATAFAHLDATSVLERKIAELGIYPAVDPLASTSRIMDPRVIGDRHYDVARNVQGVLQKYKDLQDIIAILGMDELSDEDKQVVSRARKIQKFFSQPFYVAEQFTGTPGRYVELEDTISGFEAILNGDVDDLHENAFAYVGTIDEAMDKAKKQAA
- the atpG gene encoding ATP synthase F1 subunit gamma codes for the protein MANLKDIRDRIKSVKSIQKVTKAMKMVAAAKMRRAQENMEQARPYSNRLTEIIQNLLPDVDRDLLPLLNVREVKRSAYVVVTSDKGLAGSFNSSILRKAQNEIDVLGKDNVDVFCIGKKARDHFKVRGYNIIETYVDFWGSLNFNHAIKIGNGIVSHFLNGHVDEIHVVYNEFVSVATQMVLTEKLLPLDYETGEGAVADRLYEPSKDEIVKSLVPRHLNVQMWKYLLESYSSEQAARMVAMENATSNSEDMIKNLTLEFNKARQAAITTEMLEIVSGAEALK
- the atpC gene encoding ATP synthase F1 subunit epsilon, translating into MSTFNLEIVTPTRILEEGDVSYLRCPGTDGSFGVMASHREAVIGLDVGEIKVTQGGKDFFYATSGGFAEITKEKVQLLVETVEKSSEIDSGRAEASMQRSKERIAGKADSDMDRAEVA
- a CDS encoding ParB/RepB/Spo0J family partition protein translates to MATNRLGKGIDALIRPPEKQDISPAGVTTIPISKIKANPHQPRKHFDNKALDELAASIKEKGVITPITVRADDNGYILIAGERRLRASKLVKRKQIPAYIIEVTSESEMMEVALIENIQRENLNPLEEAEAYAVLQGEFSLVQTDIAKAVGKSRSTVTNSLRLLQLPSEIKKSLRENKISAGHGRAILAMKTQSGMRNLWQMILSHDLSVRGAEAIVKGKADSKSKPKKSKLKSKNATVRQLESEIISILGTKVRLNHKGKKGGSIVVDYFSADDLERILDLLRSIE
- a CDS encoding ParA family protein, with the protein product MAHIISLTNQKGGVGKTTTSVNLSVSLAVSEVKTLLIDLDPQSNATTGIENLLIDPKGNIYDALIRGAASKDVITKTKLDHLDIITSTSDLVGAEVELVSIMAREHQLEKVLKPLLKKYDYILIDCPPSLGLLTLNALTCSDTVIIPIQCEYYALEGLGQLLNTIRLVQKNLNPNLEIEGVLLTMYDGRLNLSKQVAEEVRSYFEEKLFKTVIQRNVRLSEAPSFGKPALLYDANSTGAQNYMSLVEEILSDGN
- a CDS encoding F0F1 ATP synthase subunit alpha, translated to MDIKTDNITALLKEQIARFDLSVDVSEVGEVIEVGDGVARVSGLENVMSSELVELPNGVFGMALNLEDDNVGLVLFGDSRLVKEGDLAKRTNRVVEVPVGNAMLGRVVNPLGQPIDGKGPIDTNEHLAIERKALGVMARSPVNQPLQTGIKAVDSMIPVGRGQRELIIGDRQTGKTAVAIDTIINQKNTHDGDEPVYCIYVAIGQKASTVATIVAELEANGAMEYTTVVAANASDAAPLQYIAPYSGCAMGEYFRDNGKHALIIYDDLSKQAVAYRQMSLVLRRPPGREAFPGDVFYLHSRLLERASKLSADLGGGSLTALPIIETQEGDVSAYIPTNVISITDGQIYLEKNLFNSGVRPAIDVGISVSRVGGNAQIKAMKKVAGTLRLDLAQYRELEAFAKFGSDLDKNTQAQLTRGERMVEILKQGQYAPVSVEKQVAVIFAASKGYIDGVAVDKVAEYESGLFDYLEANNSEDLKAIAKEGVISDDMSKRLEKSISDFTKGFTA
- the atpF gene encoding F0F1 ATP synthase subunit B; amino-acid sequence: MNPLVQLDPGLFIWTIITFLVLFFVLAKFAWKPLLKMLEDREGMIRSSLADAEKAKIELERLNEESEAIMAKARSEAQSILTDGKAAAEKVKDDLIAKAKEQAIKIRDDAGKQIQVEKDKAIADIKQEVVNISLLVAEKLINKNLNDADNKSLIEESLKKVKTYEA
- a CDS encoding polymer-forming cytoskeletal protein, whose translation is MAKNENKDVHTMIGADAVIQGSIACEGGVAVYGKVYGDVTSEGPVRVARGGEVHGNIQANDTQIGGIVDGNVRVENRAILGAESELKGDLIYRSLVIEEGAQFQGHCVLVGSEPTVEPEYHTESPAVENHSDQEGSKASSFSVDENNPSPAEDRSHQHD
- the atpH gene encoding ATP synthase F1 subunit delta produces the protein MKLESKAKNYVEAIFNVATQSGSEKAVKDSLELVVSSLRVSPEFRAFLLSKRISEVQKAEAVKSALGDQCHPIISEFLGLVKGDNLVKLLTSINKAYGVKFAEAMNFVSITAHVTGKMSESEEADLKSSLESALGKSTELNVNVDPSLIGGIKLRVGNKFLDASIQNQLENMRLALLEA
- a CDS encoding ATP synthase F0 subunit C, which encodes MEATTLMPIGFGLITIGAALGIGKFASAAAESIARQPEAADKITGAVNLPLFLLEGVAILAEVFTFLMLILK
- a CDS encoding M23 family metallopeptidase, with product MIWNVFSTFYGQSNSWICNAFDKNNMHPSRYTFLIIPDHDGENKRFSISRRKTFFIIFTIITILSVMVMALTYLTPKAMDQIRMKNRYEEVIGERTKVLELYRDLERMKQMELVVQKALGTDLTVSESGDGNLIESKELKPILSDDTKNIPSMIPVNGYLTQEMNEKEKDGTRQHYGVDIAVPVGESVKASAGGQVVFSGWTPELGNLVVIYHGNEYFTYYGHNKILLVNSHDQVSRGDVIASSGNSGMSSGPHLHFEIWKEGLAVDPLSYFPTLNNTNMNVN
- the atpB gene encoding F0F1 ATP synthase subunit A; the protein is MISGGEQAQGSSVMDQVGDNIIHHVSNSDIHHPIVHLPHLFGIDMSVTKHVMMLWIVATVVSVAVIIPIRKFLRRGDGVPKGMANAIESVVKFIRDSIVAPNVGPKWVNTWTPLILTFFFFILFSNAIGMVPIFDVLGVFNRFVLGVPASDSHNFINGILHGGVTATGNFNVTAALATITFFTIIIAGSKAHGFIQHWKNLVPKGLAWPVYIILLPIEIMGLFVKPFALTMRLAANMTGGHIALLALLSLMAIFAEMFHSAVAGIGVAFVAVPMAAAISGLEIIVVMVQAYVFTLLTAVFVGMAINSHH
- a CDS encoding AtpZ/AtpI family protein, which produces MIDDPDNHLGKSLNQFQKFVRQAGPSAAAAYTLMGSILFLGGIGYFIDQYFNSSPLYLLIGLGFGLVIGFYELAKSVFKK